From Salmo trutta unplaced genomic scaffold, fSalTru1.1, whole genome shotgun sequence, one genomic window encodes:
- the LOC115184246 gene encoding protein FAM83G: MALSQIQCLDENNVNLRTNESKPDFFYSEEQRLALEILLRDGSDAFNKFLHANNLRCFLSDQEVDRLTRSVEEVYDPEPELSRVVDSDSDELPVSLQYWPELSDCSLPRLDLGWPDCASYRGVTRVTVYAQPPLDGNAHIKEMVRKTIANAQKVIAVVMDQFTDVDIFRDLLEACFKRKVSVYILLERAALPHFLSMAERAAMHLGHLKSLRVRVTGGAEFFSRSCSRVRGRLGHRFLLVDGDKAVSGSYSFTWTASRLDRHLVTLVTGQAVDSFDQLFRDLYLTSSGVDLRGVTMETEPEPEPLPKATPVASLSAANARKLFSPKYALVIGDANANASGASPVSSGKNSNSQNPLKTKGRVPELVEAPPLHPGLAYLEKAYLIPYLPTWPEPDPPRDVIGFINVRDATRPTQVHLQRSERFETSQAIRFSSPFALPNEEPLPDRAVPRPTPTLNSTPTPTPNSTPTYP, encoded by the exons ATGGCGTTATCACAGATCCAGTGTTTGGATGAGAATAACGTGAATCTCCGGACGAATGAATCTAAACCGGATTTTTTTTATTCCGAGGAACAACGTTTAGCGCTCGAGATTCTCCTCCGGGATGGAAGCGATGCTTTTAATAAATTCCTCCACGCGAATAATCTCCGGTGTTTCCTTTCGGACCAAGAGGTGGACCGTTTGACCCGGTCAGTAGAGGAAGTATACGACCCGGAACCAGAACTCAGTCGGGTTGTTGACTCAGACAGTGATGAACTCCCAGTGTCTCTTCAATACTGGCCGGAGCTTTCTGACTGCTCGCTCCCGCGGCTGGACCTCGGATGGCCGGACTGCGCGTCCTACAGAGGAGTGACTCGCGTCACTGTGTACGCGCAACCGCCACTGGACGGTAACGCGCACATCAAAGAGATGGTTAGGAAAACCATCGCGAATGCGCAGAAG gtgattgCGGTGGTGATGGACCAGTTTACGGACGTAGATATCTTCAGAGACCTTCTGGAGGCGTGCTTTAAAAGGAAAGTGTCTGTCTACATCCTGTTGGAAAGAGCAGCGTTACCTCACTTCCTGTCTATGGCTGAGCGGGCCGCCATGCATCTCGGGCACCTGAAG AGCCTGCGTGTGCGTGTGACAGGGGGAGCCGAGTTCTTCAGCAGGTCGTGTTCCAGGGTGAGAGGACGTCTGGGTCACAGGTTCCTGTTGGTAGATGGAGACAAGGCTGTTTCTGGATCGTACAG TTTCACCTGGACGGCGTCTCGTTTGGACAGACACCTGGTCACCTTGGTAACGGGCCAGGCGGTTGACTCCTTTGACCAGCTGTTCCGTGACCTCTACCTGACCTCCAGCGGGGTCGACCTCCGCGGGGTCACCATGGAGACGGAACCGGAGCCGGAGCCCCTCCCCAAGGCCACCCCTGTCGCTTCTCTCTCCGCAGCTAACGCCAGGAAGCTGTTCAGCCCTAAATACGCCCTGGTGATCGGCGACGCTAACGCTAACGCTAGCGGCGCCAGCCCCGTCTCCTCCGGAAAGAACTCCAACTCCCAGAACCCCTTGAAAACAAAG GGGCGTGTCCCGGAGCTAGTGGAAGCCCCGCCCCTCCACCCGGGATTAGCCTATCTGGAGAAAGCGTACCTGATTCCGTACCTGCCCACCTGGCCCGAACCCGACCCCCCCAGAGACGTCATCGGGTTCATTAACGTGCGGGATGCGACGCGTCCGACCCAGGTGCACCTGCAACGCTCCGAGAGGTTCGAGACGAGCCAGGCCATACGCTTCAGCAGTCCCTTTGCCCTGCCCAATGAGGAGCCACTTCCTGACAGGGCTGTGCCTAGACCAACCCCTACCCTTAACTCTactcctacccctacccctaactctaccccta cctacccctaa
- the LOC115184245 gene encoding hyphal wall protein 1-like codes for MRNGSGQDLCGVRVVKKTDSLELTGPQTGPQTDCLNGTGLWLDCGTALRTQSDCETALQPQSDCETAVQPQSDCEIAVVPQSDCETSVVPQSDCETAVVPQSDCKTTVVPQSDCETAVQPQSGCETAVQPQSDCETAVQPQSGCETAVVPQSDCKTTVVPQSDCETAVQPQSGCETAVQPQSDCETAVQPQSGCKTAVQLQSDCETSVVPQSDCETAVRPQRDCETVKGLCQHTRTPDLRTHRHDLLTHTPELRTATAVNEESGVSSPSCESNMSTASEEYYECSDSVNSESVCDLLANELHWRPEGEETPRPTQNTHPTVDTTHSIDTKHTAVSVEKEEANNQLAQQANNQLAQQANSQLAQQANTQLAQQANTQLAQRANTQLAQQANTQLAQQKQ; via the exons ATGAGGAACGGGAGTGGTCAGGACCTATGTGGAGTCAGAGTGGTCAAGAAGACAGACAGTCTGGAGCTAACAGGACCACAAACAGGACCACAAACAGACTGTCTGAATGGAACTGGACTGTGGCTAGACTGCGGGACCGCACTGCGAACACAGAGTGACTGTGAGACCGCACTGCAACCCCAGAGTGACTGCGAGACTGCAGTGCAACCCCAGAGTGACTGCGAGATCGCAGTAGTACCCCAGAGTGACTGCGAGACCTCAGTAGTACCCCAGAGTGACTGCGAGACCGCAGTAGTACCCCAGAGTGACTGCAAGACCACAGTAGTACCCCAGAGTGACTGCGAGACCGCAGTGCAACCCCAGAGTGGCTGCGAGACCGCAGTGCAACCCCAGAGTGACTGCGAGACCGCAGTGCAACCCCAGAGTGGCTGCGAGACCGCAGTAGTACCCCAGAGTGACTGCAAGACCACAGTAGTACCCCAGAGTGACTGCGAGACCGCAGTGCAACCCCAGAGTGGCTGCGAGACCGCAGTGCAACCCCAGAGTGACTGCGAGACCGCAGTGCAACCCCAGAGTGGCTGCAAGACCGCAGTGCAACTCCAGAGTGACTGCGAGACCTCGGTAGTACCCCAGAGTGACTGCGAGACCGCAGTGCGACCCCAGAGGGACTGCGAAACCGTAAAAGGACTGTGTCAGCACACACGCACGCCTGACCTCCGTACACACAGACACGACCTGCTCACACACACTCCCGAGCTGCGTACAGCGACAGCTGTTAACGAGGAGTCCGGCGTGTCGTCCCCGTCCTGTGAATCTAACATGTCGACGGCGTCGGAGGAATATTATGAGTGTAGTGACTCTGTAAACTCTGAGTCTGTCTGTGATCTACTGGCCAACGAGCTTCACTGGAGACCTGAGGGGGAAGAGACCCCACGCCCTACACAGAATACACACCCTACTGTAGATACTACACATAGCATAGATACTAAACATACTGCAGTTAGCGTGGAGAAAGAAGAGGCTAATAATCAGCTAGCACAGCAGGCTAATAATCAGCTAGCACAGCAGGCTAACAGTCAGCTAGCACAACAGGCTAACACTCAGCTAGCACAACAGGCTAACACTCAA CTAGCACAACGGGCTAACACTCAACTAGCACAACAGGCTAACACTCAGCTAGCACAACAGAAACAGTAG